From the Nitrososphaerota archaeon genome, the window TCATCTGTAGCCCATATGACAAAGGAGGAGTGGGGTCTGGGCACAACATCAGAAACGAATACGAGTATTCGTAATTCTCCTGAATCGACCAGCCTTAGAACTGCGGGGTCAGAGCTTGTGAATGCGTCAACTCTTCCATCGCGTAATGCAGTTACCAGATTGGCTGTATTCCCAAGCGAAACAAGTTGAGGCTTTATACCGAACCTGCTTGTCACATAGGAAGTTATCCTTGCTGTAGCGGAATTGTTGGAGGAGACTCCAACGTTCTTGCCATTCAGATCTTCTATGACTTTTATCGGCCCCTCTGCTTTGACGAAAATCTTCTGAGGAACATTGCCGACATAGCTCGCAACTATCTTTACTGGTACGCCTGCTGACATCGCTGAAAGTGGCTCGTTTGTAGATGAGAGGCCCATCTTGATGCCCGAAGCTAACTGACGTTCTATTTCAGCGGCAGTGAATCCGCGTCGAGTTATAACGAATTGTGGGTCTAGCCCATTGCTCGCCCAGATGCCTTTCTCCTTCCCAGCATCGATTACAAGAAATGCGGATGGAGTCCTCTCAAAAGCTCCCGAAACATTGAACCTTGCCACTGCAGACGTTTGGACTTGTCTTGGCACTACGGATGGTTGTTGGGTAGAATCTCTTGGCAAGAATAGTTCAGGATAAAGTACGATTGTTGCCATAGCTATAATCGCTAGGACGATCAACACACGGGAGATTAATTTTGA encodes:
- a CDS encoding ABC transporter substrate-binding protein — protein: MATIVLYPELFLPRDSTQQPSVVPRQVQTSAVARFNVSGAFERTPSAFLVIDAGKEKGIWASNGLDPQFVITRRGFTAAEIERQLASGIKMGLSSTNEPLSAMSAGVPVKIVASYVGNVPQKIFVKAEGPIKVIEDLNGKNVGVSSNNSATARITSYVTSRFGIKPQLVSLGNTANLVTALRDGRVDAFTSSDPAVLRLVDSGELRILVFVSDVVPRPHSSFVIWATDDMIQKNPDLVKRFVKATLETVKHLQENPSYAADLYIKRTNTTRDLAEKALSQLDWTPRMSGAELSTAIRNSWQYAIDYGAIPSNLIPVKAEDTIDPKFLP